CAGGCAAAGAATTTAACATTACGGCTGAGGCCCGGGGACTATTTTCTCCGGTTACCGCCTGCCTCATTCCTTTCCTGACAATTTCCAGGTTTTTTGGGTCTACAAAATTTTGACGGATAATTTCCGGTTCAAAACGTTCAATTATATTGTAAGGATAACTCATTGAAGTGTCAACTATTTTTTTAACAACCCGGGGTTGATACAATATACCGCCATTAGCAACTGCTCCAAAAGCAGCTGTTATCTCTAAGGGAGTAATTGAAATATATCCCTGACCAATTGAAAGGTTGTAAGTGTCACCGTCCCACCAGGGCTCGCCCCAAACCCTTCTTTTCCATTCTCTATCAGGAATAAAACCGGCGACCTCGCCCGGCAAATCAATTCCTGTTTTTTTGCCCCAGCCAAATAGGTTGAGATATTCTTTTATTTTTGTTGGTCCCAAACCCTTTTGGTCCCCATACCCTCCGCCGATTGTATAAAAGTAGACATTAGAGGACTGAGCAATGGCTTTTTTCATATCTACCCGGCCGTGATTGGTCCAGTCCCTAAACCGAAAAGCAGTTCCCGGAGCATACTGATGGGGAATTTCAATAAAGCCCCGGGTATAAAGTTGTTTTTCAGGGCTGATTATTTTTTCTTCTAAAGCGGCTAAAGCAATCAAGGGCTTGATAGTAGAACCAATTAGGTATCTTCCGGCAATTGCCCGATTAAAAAGCGGGTTAAGTTTTTTGGGGTCTTGTAAAAGGGCTTGAAGAGATTTGGGGTCTGCCCCTCTTTGGAATAAATTATTGTCAAAATTAGGAAGAGAAACCAAAGAGAGCAAGCCGCCGGTTCTTGGGTCCATAGCTATGGCAACTGCGCCGCTGGCTCCAAGTTCTTTGCGCTTGCTTTCTAACTCTTGTTTGAGTTTTCTCTGTAGGTCAGCATCAAGCCATAAGACCAAACTTTTGCCGGACTCTGGCAAAGAAACTATCTCCTGGGAAATAATGTTTCCCAATGCGTCTCTTTTTAAGCGAAGTTCTCCTGAATTTTTTCTTAAAATTGCTTGATAAGACCTTTCCAAGCCCGTCCGACCAACATAATCAAAAATGGAATAAACATCCGGCTCTTTTCTTAATTCTGGCGGGGTTATTTGGGCTGTATAGCCGAGCAAATGGGAAAAAACCGGGCCGTCTTTATATTCTCTGACCCGGCTCTCTAAAATTTGAAATCCCGTTAATCCGTCAATGTTTGCTTTTAAGATAATTAAATTTTGATGGTCAAGATTTTTAACTATTGGAACCAAATGATTTGCGCTTTCTTTGATTTGTTTTTCAAGCTCGGCTGGATTTATTCCAAGAATCAAGGAAACCTCTTTTAAAATTTCTTTTTTTTCCGATTCGGATTTTGACATCTCCAATTTATTGTAAATTAAATCAAAACTCGGCTTGTTAAAAACCAGTTGCTGCCAATTTCTATCATAAATAACGCCCCGGGAAGCGCCAAGGGAGTGAATAATAAATTTGTTTGCCCGGGCTTGAGCCAAAAAATTCTCCTTTTGGATTACTTGAAATTGAAAGGTTCGCAAGAAAAAAGAAAAAAATAAAAGTAAAACAAAAATATAGAAGCCAAAAAGAGTTTTTTTAGAAAACGGGGTCTCAATTTTTTTGTCAGATAAACCGGCTTTTTCTTCTTGATTTTTGGCTAAATTATCTAAAATGATTTCTTCCGGTTCAATGTTTTCTTTAAAAAACGTCTTGATTTTTTTGTTTTTTAGCCCTTTTGATAAATTAAATTCGTACATATTTTCTTAAAATTATTTTAATCAGGATTGCCAGGAGCGGTAAAATTAAAAGATTTAAACCAATCGGATTTTCGGAAAAAATATCTAAAAAAAATCCGCCCCAAAAAGCAGAAGTTATGCCGTTATATTTTCGGGGATTTTCTAATAAATTTGAAAGAAGAACAAAAATTAAAATGAAATTGAAAATCGGTCCGCTTAAACCCAGCCCGGGGAAAAAACTGGCTTGCAAAAGGGCTAAAATATAAAAACCGAGACAAAAAATCAAGACCTTTTTCATTCTTCTATTCTCTGTTCGTTAATTATAAATAAATTTTTTATTTTTTTCAAGTCGCAATATGGTTTAATTTGAGCTGTCTGCCACGGCTCAATGTCTGATTTTTCAACTTTTTTAATTTCACCAACCAAAAGATTTTTCGGAAAAATTCTTCCCAGGGCGCTGCTGACAACGGTTTGACCAATAAAAATTTCTTTTTCAATCGGTAGGAAATTAATGATAATATTTAGTCCTCCCCTGCCNNNNNNNNNNNNNNNNNNNNNNNNNNNNNNNNNNNNNNNNNNNNNNNNNNNNNNNNNNNNNNNNNNNNNNNNNNNNNNNNNNNNNNNNNNNNNNNNNNNNNNNNNNNNNNNNNNNNNNNNNNNNNNNNNNNNNNNNNNNNNNNTGCAAAAGACCTTTTGCTTCCCCTACTTTATTGTTTATTTCAGGATTTGAAAAATTCGGAAATAAAAGCTTAACATCAAAAGAAATCTCTTGATGGGAAAGAAGCATTACTTTTGAGAAATCGGGAAAAACTCGGCTAATTTTTCCGCAAAGAATTTTTTCCTCAGTGATAACGGGAAAACCAACCTGAATGCCGTCTTTTTTTCCCTTATCAATTAAAATAAAGTCCTGGGAAATGTCTTTACCAATAACATTGGAGAAAGTCAGTTTAAATTCTTTTTCCAAGCCGATGTTTAACGCTTCCCTTAAAATTTTATTTTCTTTTTCCAGGTCCAAAAGAGCGAAATTTCTGGCTGTTAATTTTTGGATTTCTGATTTTAATTGTTCCTGTTTTTTTATTAAATCTCGGGCTTGAAAAATTCCTTCAGAAAAATCGGAAAGAGCATCTCCGGCATACCATAATCCTTTTTGAATCGGGGAAGAAATTAGATAAAAAAAGTTTTTTACTTTTTGAGAAAATTCGGTTAAATTCAAAACAAAAAGAAATGTAATTAAAAAAACTGAAATGAGTCCGATTTTCAATGGGGTTTTCAATGGAGTTTTTAATGGAGTTTTTAATCGGAAAGGAATTTTCATCTTGTTTTATTATATCTTTTTATTATTTCTTTTTCAACAAAAAAACCCTTTTTCAAAAGGGTTAGTCGGCGGGGCTGGACAGGTGTTAGACACCGAATGTCTAACATGTGCGGGACTGGCGCCGGGCTCTGCTTTCTCTTAAATACAAAAGTGGGGACTACCTACTTTCTCGCCAAAGCAATATCATCGGCCTTGAGGAATTTCACGATTCTGTTCGGTATGGGAAGAAGTGGAACATCCTCAGTATAGTCCCCACCTTTATAGCTAATGTGTAAAACAAATTTCGTCTTTTTTTATTATAGTTATTAATTACTGACCAAGAGATTATACGATTTATTAGTACTGCTCGGCTCAAAGCATTACTGCTCTTACACCTACAGCCTATCAATCCCGTCATCTGCGGGAAATCTTAGAATCCTAATCTTGGAGCCTGCTTCGCGCTTAGATGCTTTCAGCGCTTATCAGTTCCCGACTTAGCTACCCAGCAATGCTCCTGGCGGAACAGCTGGTACACCAGAGGTCAGTTCTCGGAGGTCCTCTCGTACTATCCGAAAGTCCCCTCAAGATTCAAAACGCCTGCGGTAGATAGGGACCGACCTGTCTCACGCATATTTTTCTTTTGTTACCAAAAGTATGGACTATATCACCAACCTGTTAAATTACCATTGGCACTATTTAACAGGTGACCGACGTATTATGGAAGGTAAAACTTCCATCTTTCCGATAAAATCGGAAAAGTCTCTACGGGGCCAATAATCCTTTTTTTCTTAAAGTTTTCTCAACTTCTAAAGAATCAAGAAATCCAGCGATGTAATCTTTTTTTTCTTTAGAAAGTTTCATTATTAAGAAAGATTATGGCTTCCCTCGATATTATCCTAGCAGACGACAGGTTATAATGCAAGGATTTCATCGATATTAGTCGGTTTTGCTCGTGGAATTACTTCTACGAGCCGCCATTTTTGACGGTCTGAACCCAGCTCACGTATCTTTTTAATGGGCGAACAGCCCAACCCTTGGGACCTTCTCCAGCCCCAGGATGTGATGAGCCGACATCGCTATGTCGGTATTTTTCTCCTTTTACAAGGAGGATCGGACTATATCTTCACCCACCGAGCTCTCGCGAAGCGAGAGCGAAGGTCGAAAAGAGAACGAAGTTCTCTTTGAGTCAGTGGGGTTGGCGTATTATAGCAGTTTAAACCTGCTATCCCTCAGATATTTCTGAGAAGTCTCTACGGGGTATAACCCAATTTGTAATGCATTGAAGGAACAAGAAATCCTCCAATTATTATCGATCTTTGAAGTTGGGTTAAACTTCCCACGGTATTGTCCATAAAGTATTGATTCATTATACCATATGGAGTCCACCGTTATAAGCCAGATTTTTAATATGGCATTACTGCCATAGCACCCCGATGTTTCTACATAAGGTGCCGAACAGGGCCGTTGATGTGGTCTCGCGGGCCCTACTAGCCTGTTATCCCCGGGGTAGCTTTTGGTTGATGATCTTCCACGGTTCTATTAACCATGGTCGGTTCACTAAGTTCCACTTTCGTGCCTGCGCGAGTTATCCCTCTTGCAGTCAAGCCGGCTTGTGCCTTTACACGACCGGTCCGATTTCCATCCGGACCTAGCCGACCTTTAAACGCCTCCATTACCTTTTAGGAGGCAAGGGCCCCACTTAAACTACCTGCCAGACACTGTTTTTCGCTCCTCACTACTGTTCGTCGCTCAATATAATCCTAATCAACTGATTTATCCGAATACTCCTAATAATATTCGGGGTATTCGGAACATTCGGATGTCATTCGTAGATTGGAATCGCTAGCTCCGAACAAAAGTGAGGAGCGGAGTTAGAACCAAGATTTTGAAAGAAAGGTGTTTCATTGGCGACTCCAGCCAGACCGAAATCTGACTTTCAAAGTCTCCCTTCTACACTACACATTCAAAGCCAAAATTCAATATCTGGCTATAGTAAAGCTCCCGGGGTCTTTTCGTCTAGCCGCAGGTAACCGGCATCTTTACCGGTATTGCATTTTCACCGAGCTCCTCGTTGAGACAGTTCCCAAGTCGTTAAGCCTTTCATGCGGGCCGGAACTTACCCGGCAAGGGATTACGCTACTTTAAGACGGTTATAGTTCATGTCATCTTCTGTGTCGCCACAGAGCATGGGCCATATCTTCACCTCGCTATGCGAGGGCCTGGCGTATAGTCTCTGAGGATTCTTCTAATAAGATTCAAGAATTTCTATATTTGTGTATTTTCTTTTTCTACTGACCACCATTAAATCTCTCAATTTTAAGATTTTATTCATTCCTTTTTTATTTAGATGTTCTTTTTTCTTAACGATTGACAAGATTTTACAGAAAATACCGAAATATATCTTTTTGTTTGAACGGATATGAAAATTCTGAAAGAATGGAACAATTATTTCTGAAAGGTCTTTCACGCTTCTTGTTTCAAAATAACAAATACCGTCTTTTCTATATCTAATAATCCCACAACCTAAAATTTTTCTAAACAAATGGGGAATTGTGTCATCTTTCTGGGAAATATTAAACGATAAACTGATTTTCCAGCCATGTTTATAGTCTTTCTTTCTATTAACCACAGACACATTGAAACTTCCTTCTCCATCAGCAAAACCGCTCAAATAATAACCTATTTCTTTAGAAATTTTCTTTATCCTATTAGGAGTCTTTCCTGCTGATTGACCGCAATTAGACATTTTTACTACCATTAATTAATTTTATCAAATTAACGGCGCGTAGTCTAATATACCCGGTCTTCCCAGCAAACAGCCAAGTTTTTTTACCCTGAATTACTTCAGGGGGCGGCAACTACTTTTTGTGTTTACCGCCGACGTTTACTCGTAGCTTAGCTCGGTTAGCTTCCACCTTGCGGCAGAAACCGCCAAGAATAACACACGAGCACTGGTCAGGCCTCAGCCCCTATACATCCTGTTTCCAGTTAGCAGGGACCTGTGTTTTTGATAAACAGTCGCCTGGGAAACTTTCGCTGCGTCCCCCACCACTTTGAACTCAATTCTTGCAATTAAATCAATTTTTGGTTTTGCGTTTGAATCAAATACAAA
This genomic stretch from Candidatus Nealsonbacteria bacterium harbors:
- the mrdA gene encoding penicillin-binding protein 2, with the protein product MYEFNLSKGLKNKKIKTFFKENIEPEEIILDNLAKNQEEKAGLSDKKIETPFSKKTLFGFYIFVLLLFFSFFLRTFQFQVIQKENFLAQARANKFIIHSLGASRGVIYDRNWQQLVFNKPSFDLIYNKLEMSKSESEKKEILKEVSLILGINPAELEKQIKESANHLVPIVKNLDHQNLIILKANIDGLTGFQILESRVREYKDGPVFSHLLGYTAQITPPELRKEPDVYSIFDYVGRTGLERSYQAILRKNSGELRLKRDALGNIISQEIVSLPESGKSLVLWLDADLQRKLKQELESKRKELGASGAVAIAMDPRTGGLLSLVSLPNFDNNLFQRGADPKSLQALLQDPKKLNPLFNRAIAGRYLIGSTIKPLIALAALEEKIISPEKQLYTRGFIEIPHQYAPGTAFRFRDWTNHGRVDMKKAIAQSSNVYFYTIGGGYGDQKGLGPTKIKEYLNLFGWGKKTGIDLPGEVAGFIPDREWKRRVWGEPWWDGDTYNLSIGQGYISITPLEITAAFGAVANGGILYQPRVVKKIVDTSMSYPYNIIERFEPEIIRQNFVDPKNLEIVRKGMRQAVTGENSPRASAVMLNSLPVTAAAKTGTAELGNDRYHNWVTIFAPYEDPEIVLTVMIENTKGIQLAVLPVAKEILEWYFNQQPSK
- the mreD gene encoding rod shape-determining protein MreD, which codes for MKKVLIFCLGFYILALLQASFFPGLGLSGPIFNFILIFVLLSNLLENPRKYNGITSAFWGGFFLDIFSENPIGLNLLILPLLAILIKIILRKYVRI
- a CDS encoding rod shape-determining protein MreC, with product MKIPFRLKTPLKTPLKTPLKIGLISVFLITFLFVLNLTEFSQKVKNFFYLISSPIQKGLWYAGDALSDFSEGIFQARDLIKKQEQLKSEIQKLTARNFALLDLEKENKILREALNIGLEKEFKLTFSNVIGKDISQDFILIDKGKKDGIQVGFPVITEEKILCGKISRVFPDFSKVMLLSHQEISFDVKLLFPNFSNPEINNKVGEAKGLL